A part of Rhodamnia argentea isolate NSW1041297 chromosome 8, ASM2092103v1, whole genome shotgun sequence genomic DNA contains:
- the LOC115738291 gene encoding guanylyl cyclase 1 isoform X1: MDGWLLRDNNNDRGKTGPLLHPPPPVDESKFRFRATEESVQRSNRRMRIRSCRSSMRTPQSSSSDSPPVPHVNQLSSWDCGLACISMVLRTIGIKTCSVDTLADLCCTNSIWTVDLAYLLQKFSVKFSYYTVTLGANPGYSDEFYYKEQLPTDVVRVNKLFHEAIEAGISIQCRSINEEQISLLILSGKYVAIALVDQHKLSRSWLDGICASGLGDSESGYTGHYIVICGYDADKDEFEIRDPASSRKQEKVTSSCLGEARKSFGTDEDILLVTNQFCCAFLHFEYAWNRARSAIALQKNYILLITMAVLDTGV; the protein is encoded by the exons ATGGATGGATGGCTCCTAAGGGACAATAATAACGACAGAGGGAAGACCGggcctcttcttcatcctcctcctcctgttgACGAATCGAAATTTCGTTTCCGTGCAACCGAAGAATCGGTACAGAGATCGAACAGACGGATGCGAATAAGATCTTGTCGCTCTTCGATGCGAACCCCGCAGAGCAGTTCCAGCGATTCTCCGCCg GTGCCACATGTAAATCAGCTTTCTTCATGGGATTGTGGGCTTGCTTGTATATCGATGGTTTTGAGAACTATTGGCATCAAAACTTGCAGTGTTGACACATTAGCTGACCTGTGCTGTACAAACAG CATATGGACAGTTGATCTGGCGTACCTATTGCAGAAGTTCTCTGTTAAGTTTTCCTACTACACTGTGACATTAGGTGCAAATCCAGGTTACTCAGATGAATTTTATTACAAG GAGCAATTGCCCACAGATGTAGTTCGAGTGAATAAACTCTTTCACGAAGCTATAGAAGCAGGAATATCTATACAG TGCAGATCAATCAATGAAGAACAGATTTCACTGTTAATTTTGTCTGGAAAATATGTTGCAATTGCATTGGTTGACCAGCATAAATTGAG TAGATCGTGGCTAGATGGTATTTGTGCTTCTGGCTTGGGGGACAGCGAGTCTGGCTATACAG GTCACTACATTGTGATATGCGGCTATGATGCGGACAAAGATGAGTTCGAGATAAGAGATCCTGCCAGTTCTAG GAAGCAAGAAAAAGTCACATCAAGCTGCTTAGGGGAAGCCCGCAAATCATTCGGCACAGATGAGGATATTCTTTTGGTAACCAATCAATTTTGTTGCgcatttttacattttga ATATGCTTGGAATAGAGCAAGAAGTGCAATAGCTCTACAGAAAAACTACATTCTGCTCATTACAATGGCGGTCCTTGATACTGGAGTATGA
- the LOC115738291 gene encoding guanylyl cyclase 1 isoform X2: MWPLYLLLNKILKAEEDEDSVEVQKSVEGHPSSVDDGCYKEALPRAQFIEVPHVNQLSSWDCGLACISMVLRTIGIKTCSVDTLADLCCTNSIWTVDLAYLLQKFSVKFSYYTVTLGANPGYSDEFYYKEQLPTDVVRVNKLFHEAIEAGISIQCRSINEEQISLLILSGKYVAIALVDQHKLSRSWLDGICASGLGDSESGYTGHYIVICGYDADKDEFEIRDPASSRKQEKVTSSCLGEARKSFGTDEDILLVTNQFCCAFLHFEYAWNRARSAIALQKNYILLITMAVLDTGV; the protein is encoded by the exons ATGTGGCCTTTATATCTTCTACTAAACAAGATTCTCAAGGCAGAAGAGGACGAGGATAGCGTAGAagttcaaaaatcggttgaggGACACCCGAGTTCGGTTGATGATGGGTGCTATAAGGAAGCGTTGCCTCGAGCACAATTTATTGAA GTGCCACATGTAAATCAGCTTTCTTCATGGGATTGTGGGCTTGCTTGTATATCGATGGTTTTGAGAACTATTGGCATCAAAACTTGCAGTGTTGACACATTAGCTGACCTGTGCTGTACAAACAG CATATGGACAGTTGATCTGGCGTACCTATTGCAGAAGTTCTCTGTTAAGTTTTCCTACTACACTGTGACATTAGGTGCAAATCCAGGTTACTCAGATGAATTTTATTACAAG GAGCAATTGCCCACAGATGTAGTTCGAGTGAATAAACTCTTTCACGAAGCTATAGAAGCAGGAATATCTATACAG TGCAGATCAATCAATGAAGAACAGATTTCACTGTTAATTTTGTCTGGAAAATATGTTGCAATTGCATTGGTTGACCAGCATAAATTGAG TAGATCGTGGCTAGATGGTATTTGTGCTTCTGGCTTGGGGGACAGCGAGTCTGGCTATACAG GTCACTACATTGTGATATGCGGCTATGATGCGGACAAAGATGAGTTCGAGATAAGAGATCCTGCCAGTTCTAG GAAGCAAGAAAAAGTCACATCAAGCTGCTTAGGGGAAGCCCGCAAATCATTCGGCACAGATGAGGATATTCTTTTGGTAACCAATCAATTTTGTTGCgcatttttacattttga ATATGCTTGGAATAGAGCAAGAAGTGCAATAGCTCTACAGAAAAACTACATTCTGCTCATTACAATGGCGGTCCTTGATACTGGAGTATGA
- the LOC115738291 gene encoding guanylyl cyclase 1 isoform X3 — MDGWLLRDNNNDRGKTGPLLHPPPPVDESKFRFRATEESVQRSNRRMRIRSCRSSMRTPQSSSSDSPPVPHVNQLSSWDCGLACISMVLRTIGIKTCSVDTLADLCCTNSIWTVDLAYLLQKFSVKFSYYTVTLGANPGYSDEFYYKEQLPTDVVRVNKLFHEAIEAGISIQCRSINEEQISLLILSGKYVAIALVDQHKLSRSWLDGICASGLGDSESGYTGHYIVICGYDADKDEFEIRDPASSRKQEKVTSSCLGEARKSFGTDEDILLICLE, encoded by the exons ATGGATGGATGGCTCCTAAGGGACAATAATAACGACAGAGGGAAGACCGggcctcttcttcatcctcctcctcctgttgACGAATCGAAATTTCGTTTCCGTGCAACCGAAGAATCGGTACAGAGATCGAACAGACGGATGCGAATAAGATCTTGTCGCTCTTCGATGCGAACCCCGCAGAGCAGTTCCAGCGATTCTCCGCCg GTGCCACATGTAAATCAGCTTTCTTCATGGGATTGTGGGCTTGCTTGTATATCGATGGTTTTGAGAACTATTGGCATCAAAACTTGCAGTGTTGACACATTAGCTGACCTGTGCTGTACAAACAG CATATGGACAGTTGATCTGGCGTACCTATTGCAGAAGTTCTCTGTTAAGTTTTCCTACTACACTGTGACATTAGGTGCAAATCCAGGTTACTCAGATGAATTTTATTACAAG GAGCAATTGCCCACAGATGTAGTTCGAGTGAATAAACTCTTTCACGAAGCTATAGAAGCAGGAATATCTATACAG TGCAGATCAATCAATGAAGAACAGATTTCACTGTTAATTTTGTCTGGAAAATATGTTGCAATTGCATTGGTTGACCAGCATAAATTGAG TAGATCGTGGCTAGATGGTATTTGTGCTTCTGGCTTGGGGGACAGCGAGTCTGGCTATACAG GTCACTACATTGTGATATGCGGCTATGATGCGGACAAAGATGAGTTCGAGATAAGAGATCCTGCCAGTTCTAG GAAGCAAGAAAAAGTCACATCAAGCTGCTTAGGGGAAGCCCGCAAATCATTCGGCACAGATGAGGATATTCTTTTG ATATGCTTGGAATAG
- the LOC115738291 gene encoding guanylyl cyclase 1 isoform X4, with protein MVLRTIGIKTCSVDTLADLCCTNSIWTVDLAYLLQKFSVKFSYYTVTLGANPGYSDEFYYKEQLPTDVVRVNKLFHEAIEAGISIQCRSINEEQISLLILSGKYVAIALVDQHKLSRSWLDGICASGLGDSESGYTGHYIVICGYDADKDEFEIRDPASSRKQEKVTSSCLGEARKSFGTDEDILLVTNQFCCAFLHFEYAWNRARSAIALQKNYILLITMAVLDTGV; from the exons ATGGTTTTGAGAACTATTGGCATCAAAACTTGCAGTGTTGACACATTAGCTGACCTGTGCTGTACAAACAG CATATGGACAGTTGATCTGGCGTACCTATTGCAGAAGTTCTCTGTTAAGTTTTCCTACTACACTGTGACATTAGGTGCAAATCCAGGTTACTCAGATGAATTTTATTACAAG GAGCAATTGCCCACAGATGTAGTTCGAGTGAATAAACTCTTTCACGAAGCTATAGAAGCAGGAATATCTATACAG TGCAGATCAATCAATGAAGAACAGATTTCACTGTTAATTTTGTCTGGAAAATATGTTGCAATTGCATTGGTTGACCAGCATAAATTGAG TAGATCGTGGCTAGATGGTATTTGTGCTTCTGGCTTGGGGGACAGCGAGTCTGGCTATACAG GTCACTACATTGTGATATGCGGCTATGATGCGGACAAAGATGAGTTCGAGATAAGAGATCCTGCCAGTTCTAG GAAGCAAGAAAAAGTCACATCAAGCTGCTTAGGGGAAGCCCGCAAATCATTCGGCACAGATGAGGATATTCTTTTGGTAACCAATCAATTTTGTTGCgcatttttacattttga ATATGCTTGGAATAGAGCAAGAAGTGCAATAGCTCTACAGAAAAACTACATTCTGCTCATTACAATGGCGGTCCTTGATACTGGAGTATGA